One Equus quagga isolate Etosha38 chromosome 5, UCLA_HA_Equagga_1.0, whole genome shotgun sequence genomic window carries:
- the FAM110C gene encoding protein FAM110C: MRALPALDAPASQRLLPRDPKAPRAPDDAAGPARRSAVERLAADRAKYVRGLPGVGPRPASEGGSSGASGGQVGDPRAPARVPGPVARRAIARKPLRPDSLVIYRQKCEFVRAPGADSSRAGLVRKLFQGPGRDKTPVPPETSQGAEEGRARAEEAARTKPSPVEAPAARAPATPVGAPPGVPAGARGAGLPGLRRGALQRSQSDLSSRYSASRAESDTFFRYCGLDPEVVEALGRENFSAASDHVALKVRSVSVATSDSGFSRHSSGDEGLQEEELTEQVPSTTSVVERNARIIKWLYTCRKAKEASGQALQGPA; encoded by the coding sequence ATGCGCGCTCTTCCAGCCCTGGACGCGCCCGCCAGCCAGCGGCTCCTGCCCCGGGACCCCAAGGCACCCCGGGCCCCAGACGACGCGGCGGGACCGGCGCGCAGGAGCGCCGTGGAGAGGCTGGCCGCCGACCGCGCCAAGTACGTGCGGGGCCTGCCCGGGGTCGGCCCGCGCCCCGCTTCCGAGGGCGGCAGCTCCGGGGCGAGCGGAGGGCAGGTGGGCGACCCTCGGGCCCCGGCCCGCGTTCCCGGTCCGGTGGCGCGCAGAGCCATTGCGCGGAAGCCGTTGCGGCCTGACTCGCTGGTCATCTACCGGCAGAAATGCGAGTTCGTCCGTGCGCCGGGCGCCGACAGCTCCCGAGCGGGGCTGGTGAGGAAGCTCTTTCAGGGGCCGGGCAGGGACAAGACGCCTGTGCCTCCTGAGACGTCCCAGGGGGCAgaagagggcagggccagggccgaGGAGGCCGCCCGGACCAAGCCCAGCCCCGTGGAGGCCCCCGCGGCCCGGGCCCCCGCCACGCCCGTCGGGGCGCCCCCCGGAGTCCCGGCCGGGGCGCGGGGTGCGGGGCTTCCGGGGCTGAGGCGCGGGGCGCTGCAACGCTCGCAGTCGGACCTCAGCTCCCGCTACTCTGCGTCCCGGGCCGAGTCTGACACCTTCTTCCGCTACTGCGGCCTGGATCCCGAGGTGGTGGAGGCGCTGGGGCGGGAGAACTTCTCCGCGGCGTCGGACCACGTCGCGCTCAAGGTCCGCAGCGTGAGCGTCGCCACCTCCGACAGCGGCTTCTCCCGGCACAGCAGCGGCGAcgaggggctgcaggaggaggagctgacGGAGCAGGTGCCCAGCACCACCTCGGTGGTCGAGAGGAATGCCCGCATCATCAAGTGGCTCTACACCTGTAGGAAGGCCAAGGAGGCCTCCGGCCAGGCGCTGCAGGGCCCGGCGTGA